cacgtgataacatcacatgtcaaaacaatagtAAATAAGTCAAAGAAAGTaaataccgtaagtccttatgctcaagccgcgcggcttgagctcaaaaccagatgactcacgaaagaaaaaataattccccaacaagccgcgtatgcccacagaccgcggctaaagactgaggttttgtcgtccttgaccccttcaggagcgagagtgttgagaagAGTCTCGCTATACCCCcatcctcttgaataagaaaacaggttACATCAGTACgcatgaaaataattttcttttacttccatgTTCTTTTACTTAgaaattaaaattcctaaacccttgcatcaataacttatttgccatgtctcagctatatttttattacactgttagaggcttcacgtttatggaaagaaATGGTTTTAATgacctatgactgtggtgagttaaacattagGGATAAGTTCTTCGTTAGTCTAACgaattccataaacatgaccttgaaaataaacgaatAGCTTGCCAAaatcccgtacataaaagtgtatcatggctgcgattctatggttatagagcggagctgagcagagaccgcatttatcgagaaacCGCCCCAAGCCTCACgtgagttttaaaaacttggctttagccgcggcctTTGActttgaaccagaagccgcgcccaacgacaagccgcgcggcttgagcataaggacttacggtagtcagagaaataaattaattCCAATATACGGCGGTTCCGTGATGGTcatgattaactgttcatttttgagcttttaagagcttgtaatcacattcccacatattttgcacttataacacagcagagtaagacatggtgaatcttttgataccaaataactgtaatgtgaattttgttgcaagtataCCTTTAAAATGCTCTGTATGCCTCCATCACTAATGCATCAACAAGGGGATTACTCTATTAATTCTGAGGATGACCTGCAGCGGGTCCAATAAAACCATTCATTTGTCatacatataaatatcagtgtttatCTGTCATTCATGTGTCCACTTatagcgatgcagttatagagaCAAACAATCCGCTTCatattggatttgaacttggaacctTCAGTTTTACAGACAGACGTAGTACACATCCATTACAGTATGATTCATGCTTAATGCTTCAGCTAGCGCTGAGCGTGAAAACTCACGAAAAAAAATAATACATCCCCATGCGTGAAGCACAATGCTTAAACCCACATGGTCAGCAAGGCTATTGTAATCAGTAAAGATATGTAGTAGGCAATACAGCCAGttcagtatgaattacacagaaatttacacaaaaataaGCACAATAGGCctacatagaaataaacaaacaccttcatttaaatgttagaatagtaaatgttgtatatgttgactGATAATACATTTTCTAGgcagaacttttttattttacctaattttttttattatagaccAACGTTTTGAAACAGCGAGTCTCAAATGACACACTTCTTTGGTGTGTGTAGCCAATCCCTCACTCCACTAGGGTACCCTTCTTTGGTGTGTAGCCAATCCCTCACTCCACTAGGGTACCCCTCAAGCATACTCCAAGTCACAAATGTCTATAATAGCTAGACAAACCGGTCAGGTCTGTGTTCCATTTGGGATAAAATCAATTTATCTCTTGTAGCTGGACCTGATGATGACTACACAGATTATGTTGCGACTAGGTGGTACCGCAGCCCTGAACTGTTGGTTGGAGATACTCAGTACGGCCCTCCTGTAGACATATGGGCTATAGGTTGCGTTTTCTATGAGCTCATGACTGGCCAGCCTCTTTGGCCAGGCAGGTCAGACGTGGACCAACTCTACCTTATACGGAAAACCTTAGGTTGGTCTTGCCCTACATTGTCAGATTTGCCAGTACTTCTGTCTCACAATGACTTCTTTTCCTTTTCAATGATCAGAGCTTTGAAAAGGAGTTGATGTTAACATATAGTTTATCTATACTGAGGTTCACTGATGTTATATACAGTTTATCTATACTGAGGTTCACTGATGTTAACCgatagtttatatatacaggAGGTCCCTTGATGTTAACATATAgcttatatatacattgtagcgGGATTCACTGATGTTAtcatatagtttttatatacagAGGTCCACTGGTATTAGCAGATAgtttatacgtatatatatactgggGATTTACTGATGTTaacatatagtttatatatactggTGATTTACTGatgttaacatatagtatatatatatacactggaGATTCACTGATGTTAACATTTAGTTTATATGTACTGGAGGTTCACGGATGATAAAGTTAATGATAAGATATAAGATGATAAGATATAGTtaatagaggtggaacgagacacgagacgtctcgagtatcgactcgtatcggtctcgtctcgacttaactattgccaaactcgagacaggaaatagaacttaAGCGCATACGCACGGATGTTGAAACATGGCTTCTCGCGGTAACAGCAACTCCattatattgtaatggattgcagGCAACTGCCTTCAAAGTTAGActcggtccgttactacctgttgctattgattatgttggccccCGAGTCTAATCATATAGTCAGGACAACGGCTCTGTTAATATATTGCAGTTCGGTTCTGtatccttaaaacagataccgggtcgtatccaattaccctccgcataatccgatttaataaataagactattgcgggtaaaatgtctgtattttatcgtgcccttcataaaatttggGCCTCTTTTCTATACTACCAATTGCtagtaaaacttgcccggacacagagaaacgaacgaaaAGCCGTGTcaaccatagtccgtgttcggctAACAATGATGttattgttagttcaatataagaatatacatgtacatgtatacagtaattcatataatttcatgagtacaatttaaatataattcacatactacaattaatacacaaacaaaacttaacattaatgaaacgataagcatgaaagtgttatcgtgtgttcttttagttgcagtatttctttgtagagcgacggctatcggtttcattacacattacattaaaaagtaagacctattcatAAGATGGTAAAATATAGATgtacaaaacaatatgtttataataattgttatcaatcaagctcaaaattcttagaaatatataacttcgatattttagagctgtttgtgtcactttcgtttacaaaaactacatgcgtatcactattaaaatgttgttatttaatttgtttacagcaggtgaaaattcaatttgaaagaggtttatcaattatatatttacCGAGtacgctagtacttgtgtagtgaaatcatcaccaaatgctcatcattttactgtctcgagtctcgaatttttacaagacagtgtcttgagtctcgtctcgaactttaaataacctgtctcgttccaccttcAATAGTTAATTTATACTGGGGATTCTCgtatgttaaaccataactgtcacgaacaacttttatcgtgtttactaagtaaatcagacacgctgattccgattttgtactcaaaataaagattagtccactaaccttcaaagtcatttaggcttttttaaagcgtttcaatatctgatccgaaaacaacacaatcggcattacaagctccacccataaatatgtgacgaaacctagctttttcagaaacggaagttaggaatgtttagtccgattgagaataatagagattggtgtcttaaaacccattattatctaaatccagcctgtaaaataatttcagtttttttatgaaaggtatataaactgtttagaggttgacttgcaacaaaattcacattacagttatttggtatcaaaagattcgccatgttttactctgttgtgtggtaggtgccaaatatgtggaaatgtgattaaaagctcttaaaagctcaaaaacaaaaagccgccgtagattggaatctctttatttcgatgacgtatccgcgctgtatggttattgtcttgtcacgtgatgttctcgcgtgaattgaaaggccaatgaaaagctcaatatcaaacttatcatagcaatagtttatgataatcacttcgggttttaccgaagaccccgtatcaaatatagatgctcgctactttacagtttcggcttggccattccgttcgactattcatgtctgagttgcgatcataaaaaatgtcaaattctgaagagttaagaccctggcgtttcgagcctgacgctctatctgaagaagatcctcaacagaatcaaacctcccagcaagtaagcaccgccactagccagctcttatgtgccaagctagctagtagtaatagttttagcttgagagtgatagaacgaatattattatatatgattttaatgatgataattatcgcttcatattgcgaaaaaataattacagatttttctcaaatgacaacattaacaattttaatatttaaatctagtgctgcactgatatactgttggataacatcgacctgatgtattagctatggttgcatagacatatctgttcatttctttaggagctaataccaccggctacagagtggtgtgcctgcgagcgttgtcaagacatgccatctcttcctgaatgtttgtgctgccattatgctgagtttgcgcattgtctccttgaccgaggggagcatgaatgcctgcgtatgcatcctggtgtaaacgaatttgtggcgtctgcaccccttgagttgaggtggaataattacctgcgatatcatagtgagttggatattcatttaatgccaacaacaccaaggctatgctaatgtgtcaagcattatctacaattcttgtgttacacatttaatgcatcagttgaacacacatattctgaactcgtggaacacaaggagaactggtatatttggcttgtacacttactacagtagagagtgtattagttttatgattttattatataaagatcaagattattttgatgatcagcaattattgtttttcaatagttgttttggtagataatctattcccatttggagagccatcgccaaatgctcggaaaaggttgtgtgcataccgcaatcttgtgttttggtttatgccgcaaatcttgtttgcaagtctgcaaactcttcttcatcatccgttggtgggaaaagagcccgaatcttagacaccaagcatgcaggtagaggccgtcgctcacggcgacaaatttgcggcataagccaaaacacaagcttgcagtatgcacacaacctttgtaacaacatccgttgtaatggacctcactctcaggccgtaggaaattagatcggactggcatcgcttgaagcctttcagctccatggtgttagagctgatggtctccgttgactgcaaagtaaagaaagttacgaccaacaattactttcacattatttgaatgaactatttagctagatgagcaacttcatgtttatgtattgataactactaaaaaatttgggtttttgtcaggctgtgaagtaaaaactgtcaaagttttaccttgacaagatggctgctgactattaaaccgcagctctgatccatcatagtgtaggctctgtatagtgcgcaatgccccggactatcgcatctaccgtcacctgccaaatcaagctcccaatcgattgctgccatcaatccctcattatgcagggtgtactgctcagcaatacactgtaaaatattgtaaaacttcattatacaagattaatttgtatcattttcattagtctaagaatgtagaatcctcttccccctttttgtgctatattatgatgaagaatcagaattttgaattataatatattttgcttgaaggatgacatattttcatttaaaaaaaaatcgtttctaaatgttgttattcaattagtgtgccaagcttttactcacattttccaagtttatgagtaaatattaacactcataccatgtaagtattctctttgttggtagaggcaaacgctgtggcttggtattgcgatgttcaggagcgacagaaaacggaggttctgcgtaaggcatccgccagaaaagagtgatgcagctgccagcaggggatTGATggcgtgagctctgttcactctggcagttgtttcccaagtgtacgatcggtgacaggaggcacatgtaaccttgaactctacccatccgccttctcgcaccatcgtgaatgagcaggggagggcgcaggtgtgacagtgaaatagtcgctggagtgctgtcacacttactattattttctcctctttgaaggaggattcggttctgaaatcacaacacaatagttgacttgcaataagatttgtacaacatcatttcctgttattatatcatatttgcttgatcagaaaaagaataaatatatagccatgcaatcatgacacagattttacaaaaccctatcagaatccatgatattgtaaagataaaatgtgagtaataactctggatattttttatattttgtcaagtttggtttagttcagctctatcttacatgtaattggagagcgtttgacgctggccaacatagcgctcaaacttttcccagtcttcagtgattggcacaaactcttcatctaatactaataataatcaactaataatattaatatgctattaacgatgataccagaaaatgacaataactattttatataacatatctataagtgagtggggttaagaaatttggcgaaattaatcgtgaaacaacattattttactaattatatattaatatattacgttttacagatagatatgcagtatgaattagttttgttattataataagaataatacacgtaattaaaaagataaaatactaataatataatattacaattaaatgacattaatattgttatattaaatatagattaatacagtactattaggagaatactagataataacccgagttacaactactaatacaagtagttcataaaataaattactcacgtgctttggtgatatgtggagtatgcaaacaggttagaaaacatgtcgtctttgaactggcgaaaacaaaggtaagagtaagcaggcgaataaataaagtttgtcacatcagcttcacccagttgctccacgcccggtgaaggtctggtcttttctcagctcttggccaaaaaaaggtgcttctcagcttggcagctgcacaaacactatgtggcgcgttagacattatgacgaattgaaataaacaagtttaatatgagaaagcgtgtttgctatttgcgatagatcaaacttgaactgaaactatcataatttgatcatgtgacttacacttcccgctatatggcgcgaaaaatttctacagcatttttcaaccatcatagcggaccaaaagactcatcatttttatcagagaatgatatgcaatcgttcaagctaagcttaaaaaattaaacatatttttatgctatgttttgagatatcagtgctcaaagttgcagcattacgatgccgataaaatagacgcgtaagaacaatagacatggtttttatcgcaagcgtgaagtatatttgtgaaaatagttcgacgaataaggatgcatgaaagtgtaaacataaactatctcgcacacattttagccgttttagcacacatacgtcacattttagccgttttggaaaacgaatccaaactagggcggtctcgtgtggctgcgattttctgttcgttttttagcttttacgagcttttaatcacattcccacatatttggcacttacaacacaatagagtaagacatggcgaatcttttgataccaaataactgtaatgtgaattttgttgcaagtcaacctttaaaattgctcgtagcttgttacatgacgtttaaatgggctggacaccgagaaaaatgagctcaaaaagcccagttttatcacaagctagcgttgttatcgcgctttttaaatatgcaatgctaaatagcttatctacctttcagaaaagactgatattatttttaaggctgaatttagatattaatggattttaaaacacccatctctattattctaaatcggtctaatcatccctacgtaacttctgttccttaaaagctaggttatgtcacgtatttatgggcggagcttgttatgccgatcgtgttgttttcgagaccgatattaaaacgctataaaaagtccttcattactctgaaagttagtggactaatctttattttgattacaaaatcggaatcagcgtgtctgatttacccagtaaatacgataaaagttgttcgtggcagttatggtttaacagatagtttatatatacaggGGATCTACTGCCCAGACACATGCAAGTCTTCAGCAACAACTCCTTCTTTAATGGAATGACTATACCAACTCCCGACAAACAGCTACTCTTAGAAGAAAAAGTCCCAAATATCAGTCCCAACGCTCTGTCCTTTCTCAAGGTGACtacctttttattttgtggtcTTCTTAAAAGACAGTGTCACAACATATTACAAGCTATATACAATAGATGCCCAAGGCACAAGACATTTCTACAAATTAACTAGATCAtggctaaagcctggttcccatatcgattgcgtgACTCAGGCGGTAGCATGCGCAGCAAaatgcttgcgacgctaggctagGCTCGgaggcatctgttcacataaaagccacattgttaataatatcgtaaacattattgcgtaatcaaataaaatgttcgctcgccatgccgttcctataatggtgacctttacccgtactgTGCATTTCGGGAAGATTTTACCTGCgtccttttgcgaaatttgagcagcgCTAAACAGTTGTGTTGCCACCGGCTACTACCGGCGGTACTCAGCGTGTatgttcccatttcaccgctatattggaaccaggctttagccaGTGTCAACAGTGCAGAGACTCCATACCATAGTCTCCCAGCTTTGTGGGGTTCAATAGTTGTGTAATGAACTCTAATCAGTATGCCTCCATATAATCAGTCTGCTAATGATACATGCACAAGACTatacaataatttttatattatactaaaaCTGGTCAATAAAACTGCTAAAACTGGAGCATTATCTAGCAAGGCTAGAAAGACTCGTCAAAAAGCCCTTATTGGCTATTAGCAGTTTTGTGGATGAAAAAAAGCTGGTCTTAAATGCTATTTTTGTATGAGTTGTCGGTGCTTGTTCAAGAAGACAACTCAAAATTCATATTTTCCTTATGAAACATTAAATATCATTCCCACATTGCGTACAATCAGTAGGGCAAGTCAATAGAAACCACCACAAACCAGACATCGTTAGATGCAGAAGTTTCTAATAATTAATATCGAGTGAGTTTTCAATAAACACCGGTtggtaataaatttttttaatgaaaatgcgTATGCAACGGAACTTTACAAAAATCAAAGGATAGCCGAGCTATTTGCTTATTGTATTCTCAACCTATTAATTTTGTGATACTACTATGATGCAGCTTAGCTTTATTTTACtggaaaaggaaaaaaattttgcatttaGTTGTAGGCAATAGTGTTAATTGAATAAATTAATATGGCTCCTGCGAGGGTACCAAGGTGAACAAAGGCGTCCATTTTTGAGTTGTGTCATAATTCTTGACAACACTGTACTCTAGTGTTATTGTGCTTGAAACCATGAAGGTGGAAATTTTGACATTTCAGGGTTGCTTTGCCAAAGATCCAGCTGAAAGACTGACATGTGAGGAGTTGCTGAACCACCCGTACTTTGACAGATATGATATCTATGATAAAAAACCCAACCGACAAGGCCCAAGGGTTAGTTAATGATTTAGTCTGTCTAAATTATATTGATAATtgatatatagattaatactcACCATCCAATCAGGTCAGCATAAATGTACCTACATCACACTTACACTTATGTATCTACATACCACTTATGTTTCTTTTCAGAATCTTCCCAACATTATCTATGGAGGGGGACAATCCAAGTCACCAGTTCTACATCCAAAGCACAACCCTCAGATAAAGGAGACCCACCACAAACCTAAGGTGTGTGTCTAATATTTTAAGCTGATCATTGTTTGTAACCCTCTCCTGTTCGCACCTAGCATCATTAGTTTAATCAGCAACTTGATCTTTTTCCATTTGGAGCCTATTCTTCAGCCTTCATATACTTTACATCATGACTGAAACTTGGTTAACAGTTCCCCTAAGTGTCAGTCATCACATAGTGCAGTAACCCGGTAACAGTACTAttgttcatatatattatatcatggcTGAAACTTGGTTCACAGTTCCCCTAAGTGTCAGTCATCACATAGTGCAGTTACCCAGTAACAGTACTATTGTTCATATCTATTATATCATGGCTGAAACTTGGTTCACAGTTCCCCTAAGTTTCAGTCATGACACAGTGCAGTTACCCAGTAACAGTACTAttgttcatatatattatatcatgacTGAAACTTAGGCTAACTGTACTATTGCTCTGACTAGAAGTTCAAAAACATACAAGCTGTTtaacataccctacaggatgaatttattcgcggagttatatttcgcgaaaattgtcttttcatgcatattcgcggatgaatttattcgcggctgaaaattGCCGCtttctaggaaaagttaactctattgcggctaataatagttattactacgcatgcgcacaccgcgtgttccggtttatatttagcttacaactgtgaggcgatcatgctattctacggtaaacaatttttgctgcgtccagaggttttcacgaatattcatcgctttggaggcctttgataagccaacaacttgtggtgagtaatgagtttttacatttactaaattagttgaattttactttggttcttcggtaaaacgcaatactaccgtatttttttccatccctactgcttcattatttgttttagtgtgagagaaagatttttcatcatacaccgaagaacaatgattgcaagggtggtagatgtcattcttagaagaacaccaatcattcagggaggtctggaaatttaggttgaagtgaccgcagctacttacgagaagaatatatctgtttttaaaaaaggaacaaaaacgcctttacgagcacaaatctttggccaaccggcagaactttgcaatagtaagccacgaggagagttctgatgataacttccttaccagccatgtagtagcgagagaatctccttcaacacctacccaagacagtgacagatctgctattagtaaaataactagtcagaaagcaccattacacgctagtattcacatatcaacagtaccagtttaattttattgttagacaaccgccatatggactaaactgtttatatttactccattcatcatttgtaaaattttatttgtatttgaaatattttatttgtacactcaagtttgtaataaattataatatatctatacatgaaataaaatagataatttaatcatgtttgctacagcgatatcaaggagttgtcgaTGAAGCAACTTGActtctaggttgactggttgccttcCTGCCAAAactcctgccttgatgaatattactacttgtctctagttttcgtaatcggagtaggttgtttcattctcaatctgcagtgaacacaaaaaagaaaaaatattaacgagtgttgaggaagtacaaaaacaatagttgaagtatttgatgaaagcgatcagtttttaaacaaaagaattaactaatgcagttgattatggaaaaacgtatctgcaaatcaaatacataccataatgtccagatcagaatcatgatcgtccttgtcttcggtattagagattgatgaagttgattctaatgtagagagactaggagagcttttttgctatgctgaagccatgccgaataacttgtaaaaactttgaataattttgtaaagtttgacgctatggcaataaagctcgaagcctgacgatgattttaaagaagttttggaactcggctacgtttagtatttctgcctcgcggctattttcgcgatgacgccattctgcatatcttgtgaaaacctcgaataattttgtaaataaatgtgatgcattgccaatggggttagctcaaagctcaggcaatgattttaaaaatgttttggaactcaattacgtttagtatttacattaaaaactaggctcgcgactagttttcaatttgatgcaagagttattctctcttgtgattaaaaatagaactaattattcactgaatttaataattcgcgggattgactgctcgcgaaatcgcgaatttttatgaccaacgaatattttcatcctgtagggtaggtAACATTTATAATTGTTCTATTTAAGtagctttttaaaaaacagtGGTAGTTTGGGCATTTACTTGGCTCTTATTGGGAACGCAATTTATTTAAGTAGTATTGTATTGTTTATACAGTGGACTCTCCTATAATATAAACCTTTTA
The sequence above is drawn from the Watersipora subatra chromosome 5, tzWatSuba1.1, whole genome shotgun sequence genome and encodes:
- the LOC137396562 gene encoding cyclin-dependent kinase-like 1; the protein is MEKYDKMTKIGEGSYGVVFKCRNKDTGQIVAIKKFVESEDDPLIKKIAMREIRMLKQLKHQNLVNLIEVFKRKKRLHLVFEYVDHTVLNELDRNPSGVPEALTKTIIWQTLQAVNFCHQHNCIHRDVKPENILITKSGKVKLCDFGFARLLTGPDDDYTDYVATRWYRSPELLVGDTQYGPPVDIWAIGCVFYELMTGQPLWPGRSDVDQLYLIRKTLGDLLPRHMQVFSNNSFFNGMTIPTPDKQLLLEEKVPNISPNALSFLKGCFAKDPAERLTCEELLNHPYFDRYDIYDKKPNRQGPRNLPNIIYGGGQSKSPVLHPKHNPQIKETHHKPKGATTHLPNI